The Elaeis guineensis isolate ETL-2024a chromosome 5, EG11, whole genome shotgun sequence DNA segment agagttctagagatgagtcctaaggagtcttaaatctagagatgaaagagaagagtgttttaattatggtttaaattttaatggcaaacaagttagcacaaaatggactttctatcctagggttaacctagatctagacagctcctaactgttccaagatcgccttcaagcactccaagcccaaaactgactaactatctcggccaggtaagtgtaagatgtgggaggtcccctgcttgttgctttccttagacaccaactgagttggccaggtcagacaatggaaccaattgaaaaccaccttcttaaaccacttgccttagacaccgagcaattaatcaattcgaacccggtctaactttagggctttcttgtcctattgagctcgaatatcctagggccaacgtttaattgattttagattaaggtctaggttatgcaggatgaaggatgtgatttttgggctaaggaagggtgatcaaatccccaccttatctgattaatgggttaagtgcccttaaagttaattatggagatgcaatgcaaagaaacaagatgtccaatcaagtttgatttttttttttatatatttttggttatactatattagttaagcgttatgaaatatcagtgattttttttttaaatatctaagaaataaaatatctagattactagtaaaatcaactattcttgatattaaagcaccattccccggcaacggcgccaaaaacttgatagcctatttcgcaagtgcacgaaatcgctcaagtaatataatgataaataagagatcgttcccacgaggactgagtttaattacaaaaatgaacgctaattttactaatatctaaacgatcgaaactgaatgataatggaaaataaaattaactctaaagaactcaatgaaagctgaatcaaaattcgattgataaagcactagggtatatctgatttcacttggaccaattatcaattccagctatttcgattaataatccaaatttaattattaatgcaaggataaataatcctaaattatttaataatctctccgagtcttattaaatatactaattaaaacctataatctatcttccaatagtaaaatagatttcaattagttcaataagcacagtgattatttcaagatcccacaggtcaaatcttctgctcccgctccaattattattcctatgatgtttgttattaactccaatttataatcttccttcccagtaccaattataaatcaaatcaatcaagtaccaaagataataatacttaaaagcattaagtgcaaataacaaacaattgcattaacaaagaaaattaatacaagattctggaattgaaattaaatccaagctacatcaggtaccctagctagaaatttagcttttcatcatatcaaaatcaaactcaagtttacttgaataaaactccaaaatcatcctaacaatgagttctagaaaataaatcaaagtaaacaagagaaagaaaaaaactctgaaggaattgcagagccgaatgaatcctctcttcaaatcttccagatactccaaactctccttgcttgatttctagctttcaaagatgattctcctcccttcttgctggtgttttaggatccttaaatagggctagggctagggttaaggtggtatttttctcatgattttattctatatatcattctttttatttgtatagaatctctcctcctttggataggctttaagcaaccaccagccatctactccttatgctgcccaaattttttgattttattatgatttccatagtaaaagaaggaaaggaggcatggttaattagaggagaagaatttcttcctttctgggtccacaaaatctgcaaaaaagTAAGGTtttggctgcccaaatcaagtttttcaagaattggttccaattctttctcagtttgctcctcatgcagaattagtttggactctgattttcttccatttaattctttccaagatagctctttgccacccaaaattagttgccatatcagatctttgtgccaagaaacactaagaagaatctgggtgtatcgggtatttcttgttgtgtccaacattgttaccaacttcaacctattgtagccactcatctggaatccaaattcaattctgtaaattatgttcctttcttgcttctctcaaaattctgtaggatctaatcttgctcaatttggagtcctgtagcttaccttttaggggtcctcacaccaaaatatctagaatttagattggttgactagatgggagagattaactgcttgatttatttctgcatctctaatttcttttctggctgatgatgccaaaaaggataaggtgtggggtcgattgatatcttgatttggttattctgctttgaggtggactctgattttgatgcaagacctgataactctgaatgacaaaccctgctgaatcggactcaaccaatttcacttaatttgacctttaaaatatggttaagcccaattatgtgtgacctggctcaattacctgcaattgacataaaacatatcaggttcttacatttatttaattaattattatatcaatttcatcaaaatcattaaaactaataataataattactataaaaatgcaatacatcaaatacccccaaacctaagtttttggttgtccccaagcaaaagaaaagtccaaatcaaaaatggagaatttcaaaaaaattaatgctaaaaattttatttaacattaatatactcaaaatccatctagacacaaaggagtaatacccaaatgccatggcttaaccaccccaactcaaaatcgaaaagcaaacccacaagctaactattccaaactcattcatactcaaacaaaattacgcacaatcaatagctaccctgcttcctttaggttttaataaaataattcggttcaaacatccaatcctgaatgcaaaatcctatcagccgatctccactagtgcaaacaacgtactcaagagatcaataggactttttcggataaaaaaaaatggaaagcaagcaacaagaatgatggttatggtcacataagtgaaaataaattaaccacaataaatcagagcatactcaattacttatgctttacatcccttcctttatttgttttattttatacttttagaacagcctatacactttggcactcttccttaagtcatcatttgcctttttacgcgaataccgacattggtgatgaaggcacccggttactcagcaagtcatatactcaaagtgctttgcatactcataattcaagtcactgtttgacgtaaaagcaaacatggggctcatgaatgctcctagttactaggcaacttgaaatagcggagtagattgtgcttttttttttttttttttttttttttttttttttgaagggaaggaaaactaaaaattcagtatgctctaaccattataatcaatttattctcaaaaaatatgaacagtagatatgagataggatgaaaagaaaatacaaggggtcaaaaaggatatgccaaaggaatgcctatatcatttctcccaagtaaattgtctacattttattgcaacaaagctcacaaataggattggcgaagcaaagtaactatctcctatacgagattttatttaagtatttacaagtataaaacagtcaatccctgaatttgacttccaaatttaaagctaagatagccaaacactaacacaaaagtaaaattgtccccctctatatccttacaagtgatcaatgaatcaacattccaatttttttttttttaaattttattaaaaaaataaagataaagatgcaaacataatggcaatcctatattattaacacgaaatgctcatgcaaatgcaccccgAAATCTGAATttgacattgtgctcaatgacaagatcatcatcacaatacatattatagcaaggcattcttaaaggttaggggtactcccctttgtagcgtgcctatgtgcttgtgtgagtttgcaactcgtcctcagtcatttcatatctcttgtcttcttcaatgtgcctacaaaaagtgaacaacgtccattcaaaccttgaaaatatagtgaggattaaaattgactcaataaaaaaaaaaaaaattttgcttgggttgcctcccaagaagcgctagtttatagtcgttagcttgactatcccaatgcattatgtcagtgctTGGTATACTGTCAACAACTTCATCGTACTACCACCGATCTCTTAGTTGGACTCAAGCCAACGACTTCAGAAGATCCAGGGGCATTGAGCCATTATAAGGAGAATATAATTCAGTGCCACATCTTTTAAATAATGGGCAGTTACTCTCGATGGTTACAATAAAATATGGTACATGAGTTAATTCTATTAATCATCCACTGCACAACGACGGCATCGTGGGCCATGATTCTTCATAGTAGATATCGGTAATAAAGATAACGTACATTTTCTCTTTTATAAAAAGGGATCATAGAGGATTCTTCGATAAGTTTTTTTAGTCTGAGAAAGTACTCTTTTGTTAAAATtctctctcactatttttaaaatatcggCTAACTTAAGTATCGGAAGGTCCATCGTCAAAGAATCTCTGAAGATCGAACTTTTTTTTGTAGGTTGTAAGAGTATTCAATTATCCTCGTATCATCGTCGACCATCGAGTTCACATCTCAGATCATCATCGACCTCGCTACTCTTTTTCGATCTGGAGCCTTACGGCAACaagaaataattattttttgagagCTACAAATAAGGCCCGTTTGGAGCCTTACGGCACCAAGAATTATTTTTCTGAGAGCTACAAATAAAGCTTGTCATACCCCTTGTATAGAGCAAACAAAGGCTGTTTTGCATATAGTGTAATAGGAAATTACGGTGAAACGGAGGTCCTGCGCAGGCGTAGGGTCATTTTAGACATTTAATCGCGGATCCGTTAGGGGCGTCACTGTGGAGCGCTATGTCCCGCTCGCCGTATCCAACTGTCCCaagaattcgaaatttgaaatccCGGATGCTTTCGACCGTTGCTCTCCGAACCGTTTGAACTTCAGCGCCCTATCCAGCTGTTGGCAGCCATCCATTTCGAACAgaatttaggaaaaaaaattaaaaagcggATACTAGCCGTTAGGGCTTCTCCTTATTTATATGCCATCCCATGCTCGCCCTCTCTCCTCATTTTCCCTTTGTTCTAGACCTTCCCCCTGCAATACAGCGTTCCCCATCTTCTCTCCTTGCTCGTACCTGTTTCTTTGCTCGAAAGGGGTGGGAGAAAATGCGCGAGATTCTTCACATCCAGGGAGGCCAATGTGGCAACCAGATCGGTGCTAAGTTCTGGGAGGTGGTCTGTGCGGAGCACGGCATCGACGCCACCGGAAGGTACGATGGCAACTCCGATCTCCAGCTCGAGAGGGTCAACGTCTACTACAATGAGGCAAGCTGCGGGCGGTTTGTCCCTCGAGCCGTGCTCATGGATCTGGAGCCTGGCACAATGGACAGCGTCCGGTCTGGGCTGTACGGCCAGATCTTCCGCCCCGACAACTTTGTCTTCGGGCAGTCTGGAGCGGGGAACAACTGGGCTAAGGGGCACTACACTGAGGGTGCCGAGCTGATTGATTCGGTGCTTGATGTGGTCCGCAAGGAAGCAGAGAACTGCGATTGCTTGCAGGGTATCATCTTTTCCCCTAGTCCTTGTCTGGAAAATATTTTTACGGTTCTTTTTTCCCTAATATGTCATCCTTCCCTTTCTCCTGTCGCCTTTTTCTCCTCCTGTTTGGAATCACTGCATCGGTCttgatgcatatatatgtattttttcCTTTTCGGTTGATGTTCGCGTTGCAGTCACTTCATCATAAAATACCTGGATCATGCAACCTGTCGTATCTAAAGCAGTTttggaagcttttttttttttggtgaatttTTTGCGAATGGAAATTTTCACTGTTTGGCAGCTTTAATTATACCGTTCTTTATTCATTCGTGTAGATGATGTAACTCGGGAAGGAATTGTGCAGGTTTCCAGGTTTGCCACTCCCTGGGAGGAGGAACCGGGTCAGGCATGGGGACACTCCTGATATCTAAGATCAGGGAGGAGTACCCGGATCGAATGATGATGACCTTCTCCGTCTTCCCCTCTCCCAAGGTCTCTGACACCGTCGTCGAGCCCTACAACGCCACCTTATCTGTGCATCAGTTGGTGGAGAACGCTGACGAGTGCATGGTCCTCGACAACGAAGCTCTCTACGACATATGCTTCAGAACTCTCAAGCTCACTACCCCCAGCTGTAAGCCACCCACACCTGCTTCAACAACTAGTAGCTAGCaacgttctttttttttttttttttttttaatttaaaattccgGACTGATCTCGTGATCTTAATTTCTTTGGAGCAGTTGGAGACTTGAACCATCTTATCTCTGCAACCATGTCGGGAGTAACGTGCTGCCTGAGGTTCCCCGGTCAGCTCAACTCCGATCTCCGGAAGCTGGCCGTGAACCTTATCCCCTTCCCACGGCTTCACTTCTTCATGGTGGGTTTTGCTCCGCTGACCTCCCGTGGGTCGCAGCAGTACCGTGCTCTCACGGTCCCAGAGCTGACCCAGCAGATGTGGGATGCCAAGAACATGATGTGTGCCGCCGACCCACGCCATGGGAGGTACCTTACGGCATCAGCCATGTTCCGCGGTAAGATGAGCACCAAGGAAGTGGATGAGCAGATGATCAACGTGCAGAACAAGAACTCCTCCTACTTTGTGGAGTGGATCCCCAACAATGTCAAGTCCACCGTGTGCGACATTCCACCGACCGGTTTGAAGATGGCATCCACCTTCATCGGGAATTCCACCTCCATTCAAGAGATGTTCCGAAGGGTGAGCGAGCAATTCACCGCCATGTTCAGGAGGAAGGCCTTCTTGCACTGGTATACAGGGGAAGGGATGGACGAGATGGAGTTCACGGAGGCTGAGAGCAATATGAATGATCTGGTTTCCGAGTACCAACAGTACCAAGATGCAACTGCTGACGAGGAGGAATACtatgaggaggaggaagaagaagaagaaggtcaggAGATGTGATCGGAGCCAAACGGAACAGCGGATTGCAACTTCCAGTTGCCGGTTTACACCCAGACCGAAGGGCAACTGACCGTCTTCTCTGTCCTTGTATGGATTTTTACAATTGGGCTTCATTCACTACCGTTATTTAACCGAtgttgaaaatatattttgattttgagataTGAATATTATTAATTTCTTTGGCACCATTTTATGAAGGGTATATTTATTCATGGAACATTTAATTTTCTAGGGGATCTGGATTCCTTCCCTCCTTGATCgagcttcttcattttttttttttttggtgtataAGACTAACCTGCAGTCCAAGTCCCAAGGCCTTGTTTTGGGATGCTCATACCCGAGGTACCGCCATTGGGAAACTCTTGTTCGTACAAACGCAGATCTGTAGGGACACTGGAGGCCCCTTGATCAAGGTTCTGGGTCTGGCCCATGATGTGTGGAGACACCAATGCTGTAGGTCCCTGATGTGATCCCGCAATGAGAAGAATACAGTTTTCTCATGGTGGTGCGGTCCTCGTAGCTTCACCATTTCTTGCAGagaaaactaccatatgaacatttTGCCAACAAAGTAATGAATGCCATACGCTGGCAACTCAATTCAAGTTGCCAACATTGTTTGGGACAAAAATCTGAATCAATCATTGAGAACCACTGGCTTCTGCGCGATAAGTAATTATGACCAAACAACTCTCCGTCCATCTCAAAAATATGAAGGATTATCCAGTTGCCTAAACCTAGCcctttctttgttttcttcttctttttctttttgatgaaatgGGAGGCTTGAAGGCCACTCAGGAAGATTTATTGTAAGAAGTTGCCCAAGCCTGGTTTGCCCATCACCAAATTCTAGCTGCCAATATTAGTGGCATCTGCAATGTAAGTTCCATCCATGAACCAAGTTGTTCTTCTATGAAAGTATAGCCAAAAGCTGAGGGGGGAGCCTAGCCCTTCTCAAGACCACAAAATCAAGCCAGTTTAAGAAAAGTACAAACCACATCGCTCAGCATCAATTTCAAGCAATTTTCTGCAAGGAAATTGTTATGCGATCATAGGATCATAGGgtcataaatatttatatatgagCAAGTCGCAGAATATCTGAACTATGAAGTGAAGCATAACAAGTATTTCTCTTCCCAGCTCAAGTCTATATTAAGGCCAATCATTCAACAAATAAAGATGCATATATTATGGCATGTAACTAATAACCAGGCCACTAGTTATACGATAGCGAAAGTAATACCTTGTTTTTAAATTACTTAAGATTCCAATTGTTTTTAACTTTGCTCCCATGTATCTAAGTGGTACTTCCTGTAGAGTCATTGATAAAAATACACACGTTGGGAGCTCAAAAGAAAGGTCCCATAACTGCTATGCAGTTTCTGCAACAATTTGATCAACCTCCAAATCCACAAAGGTCTCTTTGCCAAACAGCATGAATCCAACAGTGGCCTGCAGGAAGAAAATACTTCACCAGTTACATATGTTCAAGATAACAGCCCAAAATTACAGTCACCCTTAAAATGGCCATCATGTCCTAGATCAACTGATTATCTTATTATTCAAGTCACTaagttattataatatataaaaaattctgGGGTCAAGATAACATCCGCAAATCATTCAGCGGTACCTTTCTGCTTTTATGGTCCAGCTCTTTCAGACAACCTGTGAATTCTTTAAAAGGCCCAGAAAGAACACGAACACCTACACCTGGGGCAAGATGCTTGGAATTCTCCCCATTTAACAGGTTAGCTGTAGAATGGTCTTTCTTTAAGCACTTTCTATCATCTGCTATAGATTTCAGACTGTTTCCAGAATCTAAGTATGAGTTGAGATTCTGTAtgcattcttcttcttcaaatgCTTGGTcagatttcttttgttcttctttaGCTTGTTGAAAGATTGCTTCCATCTCATGAAGTGGAACAGGTTTTGGCTTGTTAATCTGTCGTTTGCTGTGGAGATGGAAAAAAGAGTAACCCAAAAGAAAGATGGCACATTCAGAGTACTGAACATATGAATTCAGATGGCTGGCACATCCCATCACTTTGAACTTTTCATAACAACCCAAAGGAAATATATTAGAAAACTGGAGTAGGATCCATCTATATTAAGAAACTGGAAGTTATGAGCCAGTTTATGTCCATCCCTAGTTAACCAGTTTGATTTAGAATTCGGCAGCAATATGGTAAAAACTCACAACAGGTTCTTGCGTGCCATGTTTGTCAGACTTCAAACCTTGACATAAGGACAATAGCAGATTGATGCCCTTAAAAGTGTAGATGACTAAATTCTTAGATACTTGTGATGCTCTTTTTTGTAAAGCAGAAACCATCTTTTAAAGCATTATTGAGCTTGTAGATTATGAACCAGAAATGACAGATGAGTGAGCAGTAATAAATATTCACAGCCCTCTAGGTTTTTTCTTGTGAAGTTAAAGTGACATTTGGTAAAAATAAGTGAATTGGAGCTAAACCAAATGGTTAAAAAAGCAAAGATTTGAGCTGATATAAGAGATCAGGTAATTTACGAACAAAATAGAAGAGCCTAGATGTTCTTAACTATGGATAAGTAGTGGTCTCATATATAGTTGGGCATCATTCAAGAACAGGATATAGAGGGATTTATCACCCCCATCGTAAAACCAAACAAATAATAAACAATTGGTATGTAACATTATAGCAATATTCTTATGCAAAGGACACAACAATCTCAGCAAAGCCTCATTGAAAACCAGCATTCTGTTCATCAACTACAGAAGCAACAAGCATTATGGATCAGGTCAAATTGTACTAACACAACAACTATTAGTAGTTTAGCAcaattagagagagaaggtaCTTCAAGTCTCTTGTCACCTGATCtcgtattcaaaaaaaaaaagaaaaagtaaaaataaaCATGCCAATTCATGCAAACTAGAGGACAAACATCAGAGCCACATATAAATTAAGTCTTaagatgtatttttttatttcctCTTGGATACAAATGATGGCTAATCACAAGACTGGGTTGGGAGTGGTTTGATAATGGGCCAAGAAGGAGAATGTTGCAACAGATGATTAAATCAAGGCAGTTCCATGTTCTTTGTGGAGGCAAAATGCAAGTGAATAGTAAAAAATGTAGGTTACAGTAGATGAACCTAATAACTAATAGTGACTTGAAAACCTTGAATATCTATCGAATCACATGCATATGCATCTGCAAGCATAAAAAAGCTCAGAAAGAATTGTATTTGATAATGGAGTACCATTGTGgagtaaaagaaaaaagaactaaTCTTATTTGTCTATCACTTCAATTGAAAAATAATTAAGCAAACAATTCAGATAACCGGTGGCAAAAGCCAACTTAAAAATGATGCAAACAGTCATTGATGGGCAGGATCGACATGTAAATATGTTGTAAGTATAAGAAAGCAAATAAGTCTTCTTGGCTTGTATTTGATGAATGTATTCTAGAATCATACTGCCTTTCTTATGGTACAGTGCCACTCGGCCAATAGCTACTACATGCAACCACCATTCCAAAAACCAGAATAAAACCTACTTTAACctacaaatttaaaaaataaaaaaataaaacagagtATGCTGAATGGTCAAAATGAATACTGTACTGGGTAAAAGAATATTAGGTAGGGATGGATGCCACATACGTATTTCCAACTTTGGATCCTACAAAGCCTCCAATGCCATCACATTCTCTAATAAAGTCATGAATCTCCTTGTTCAGTATACAATACAGGAAGACACAACCAGGAAAAAGGGGCTTTGACTTTTCAGAGTAAGAACCATTCTTTAATTTCCTTTTCTCCTTCACAGCTGGATAATAAACCTGGACAAAAATATACTTTCATGAGCATAATGTTCCCCCCTATGTATGTCAGAATGATGGGGATGAATCTAAGACCACTCTGTTATGTACTACACTTGTGTTACCAACAAACAAGTATTAACCATCCTACAACAAGTCTACATCATTGAAAATTGCAAGCGATACTTGCAAAGCATAATATTTTGAAACAAGCATCATGTAAAAATATTTGTAAAACTTAGAGGACCAAAAACATAATTTATGATATATGGGTGATGATGTGATATATGAGTGATCATGTAGCACTCAGCGACTAGATACTTTTGGATAGAAAATTCCACAACACATGCCACATCATTACCGAGATGCCACATCATTATCTATTGCCGTATCATCACCCATATATCATGTCATCATCAATCAGCCATATAATCATCTATCTAAACAGTTTCTACTATGTAATCAGCCATGTAATCACTGGTTAATGCCAATAGGAATTTTTGGTGAGAGAACGTAACCAGAATTGGGGGGGAAGGATGATATTAAAATAGTTGCAAAAATAGGAACCAAATTTGAGCTTTTTAAAGTTTAGGAATTTATTAAAAAAACCACCCAAACTTGAAGGGCCAAAAGCATAATTACCCTTTTCTCAAAACTTCTGAAGATTCATCTTGATTAATTAGTTAACAGTTTCCTGCAGGTATAAGAAGCAATGAAGATCAGCAATTTCTTGATCACGTTAGAATGTTGCAGAACGGGTGGAACTTGCAGTTTTTGTACTATTTCTTGGTCATGTTAGTAAGTTACTAATCAATTGAGTTAGAGAAAATTACCACAACTACAAATTTCCAACAGACTGAGCATAACAACATCAAGACCAATCCAAATGAAGCGGGTGTCAATGCTCCTAGAGAGTATTTGGTTGGGAAGAATGGGGTTCtataatcggaatcggaatgagtgactctcattccaactgtttggttgggaggagtcccattccgatttcgatttcgggGTGGAATGAAAATgggtcaatctatatagaactcaatccctactctcctctatggattcaatttttcattccaattctgattccgattccgattccgatcacgaaccaaac contains these protein-coding regions:
- the LOC105032591 gene encoding tubulin beta-2 chain, with the protein product MLALSPHFPFVLDLPPAIQRSPSSLLARTCFFARKGWEKMREILHIQGGQCGNQIGAKFWEVVCAEHGIDATGRYDGNSDLQLERVNVYYNEASCGRFVPRAVLMDLEPGTMDSVRSGLYGQIFRPDNFVFGQSGAGNNWAKGHYTEGAELIDSVLDVVRKEAENCDCLQGFQVCHSLGGGTGSGMGTLLISKIREEYPDRMMMTFSVFPSPKVSDTVVEPYNATLSVHQLVENADECMVLDNEALYDICFRTLKLTTPSFGDLNHLISATMSGVTCCLRFPGQLNSDLRKLAVNLIPFPRLHFFMVGFAPLTSRGSQQYRALTVPELTQQMWDAKNMMCAADPRHGRYLTASAMFRGKMSTKEVDEQMINVQNKNSSYFVEWIPNNVKSTVCDIPPTGLKMASTFIGNSTSIQEMFRRVSEQFTAMFRRKAFLHWYTGEGMDEMEFTEAESNMNDLVSEYQQYQDATADEEEYYEEEEEEEEGQEM
- the LOC105032592 gene encoding uncharacterized protein; this encodes MQAVAVGSELGSVEDMKQGLFVLQWRPLPSCPRLPLSLRGTNRYSLRALAPTEISAGGGDGGGELTARERRQLRKERREIKAGSGNWREEVEERLLKKPKKRRGSWMEELNLDNLARLGPQWWVLRVSRVISLGQEAVDRLVRSLASNFPDLEFKVYYPAVKEKRKLKNGSYSEKSKPLFPGCVFLYCILNKEIHDFIRECDGIGGFVGSKVGNTKRQINKPKPVPLHEMEAIFQQAKEEQKKSDQAFEEEECIQNLNSYLDSGNSLKSIADDRKCLKKDHSTANLLNGENSKHLAPGVGVRVLSGPFKEFTGCLKELDHKSRKATVGFMLFGKETFVDLEVDQIVAETA